In Streptomyces sp. NBC_01426, one genomic interval encodes:
- a CDS encoding transglycosylase domain-containing protein has protein sequence MGRAEARRAQQQRGARKAPSGRSNGRAGKSGGKPAGKPSGIRRFFTWKKILGFFFGLILLMMGGLVVLYFMVEPPDKANEQAELQSNTYEYSDGSIMTRTGKTNREIVGIDKIPEQVRTAFIAIENKSFYEDQGVDVMGVARGLFNTVTGKGKAGGSTITQQYVKNYYLTQDQSATRKARELIIALKVDQRMKKDEILAGYLNTNFYGRNAYGIQAAAQAYYGVDTEKLTLEQGAYLAAVIQAPSQYDWATAGPNGKRLVMIRFNAVLDNMVEMGKLDAAKRKTMKFQEPIKPKPAPGMDGQKGYFVEAAKKELDRQGIDEGAIAAGGWTIRLNIDKKKQAAMEKAVADELESKLDRKDTKGRPQDQSVQAGATSVDAKTGAIVAMYGGTGLSEKYESNALRTDFQPGSTFKPIVLATALETGARTQEGKEITPNALYDGTSKRPVVGSDIPFAPQNQDDRNYGDPLLTVQKATNASVNSVYAQMIVDTKPEKVKKQALALGMVDRDGWPADKPAMSLGTMSANTVEMAGVYATLGNHGKKITPTIVKSAEHKDSDFKPAGAVGSQVLTRKTADTVTKVLTGVVNDGSGEVVKSSAYEAAGKTGTTESNVAAWFTGYTPELVTVVAMFGEEPGSHKQVTLTGTAGKGRAGGSSFPAEIWRAYTLAALKGQSTDEFSLPDAEMGTVEAPPRTSSPSITPSQSSSSPSSTPSKSSTPPKPSTSSHKPDPTKSTTKPSNTPDPTKSNPTKSPDPTRSPLFPPAPDPQE, from the coding sequence ATGGGCCGAGCAGAAGCGCGACGGGCGCAGCAGCAGCGCGGAGCGCGGAAAGCACCGAGCGGGCGCTCCAACGGGCGCGCGGGCAAGTCGGGCGGTAAGCCGGCGGGCAAGCCCTCCGGCATACGCCGCTTCTTCACCTGGAAGAAGATCCTCGGATTCTTCTTCGGGCTGATCCTGCTCATGATGGGCGGCCTGGTCGTCCTCTACTTCATGGTGGAACCGCCGGACAAGGCCAACGAGCAGGCCGAACTCCAGAGCAACACCTACGAGTACTCCGACGGCTCGATCATGACCCGCACGGGCAAGACGAACCGCGAGATCGTCGGGATCGACAAGATCCCGGAGCAGGTGCGCACCGCCTTCATCGCCATCGAGAACAAGTCCTTCTACGAGGACCAGGGCGTCGACGTGATGGGTGTCGCCCGAGGCCTGTTCAACACGGTCACCGGCAAGGGCAAGGCCGGCGGTTCGACGATCACCCAGCAGTACGTCAAGAACTACTACCTCACCCAGGACCAGTCGGCGACGCGCAAGGCCCGAGAGCTGATCATCGCTCTGAAGGTCGACCAGCGCATGAAGAAGGACGAGATCCTCGCCGGCTACCTGAACACCAACTTCTACGGCCGCAACGCCTACGGCATCCAGGCCGCGGCACAGGCCTACTACGGCGTCGACACCGAGAAGCTGACGCTGGAGCAGGGCGCCTACCTCGCCGCCGTCATCCAGGCCCCCAGCCAGTACGACTGGGCGACCGCCGGACCCAACGGCAAGCGGCTGGTCATGATCCGCTTCAACGCCGTCCTCGACAACATGGTCGAGATGGGCAAGCTGGACGCGGCCAAGCGCAAGACCATGAAGTTCCAGGAGCCCATCAAGCCCAAGCCCGCCCCGGGCATGGACGGCCAGAAGGGCTACTTCGTCGAGGCGGCCAAGAAGGAACTCGACCGCCAGGGCATCGACGAGGGGGCCATCGCGGCGGGCGGCTGGACGATCCGGCTGAACATCGACAAGAAGAAGCAGGCCGCGATGGAGAAGGCGGTCGCCGACGAGCTGGAGTCCAAGCTCGACCGCAAGGACACCAAGGGCCGCCCCCAGGACCAGAGCGTCCAGGCCGGCGCCACCTCGGTGGACGCCAAGACCGGCGCGATCGTGGCGATGTACGGCGGCACGGGCCTGTCCGAGAAGTACGAGAGCAACGCCCTGCGCACCGACTTCCAGCCCGGCTCCACCTTCAAGCCGATCGTGCTCGCGACGGCCCTGGAGACCGGCGCGCGGACGCAGGAGGGCAAGGAGATCACTCCGAACGCCCTCTACGACGGAACCAGCAAGCGCCCCGTCGTCGGCAGCGACATCCCGTTCGCCCCGCAGAACCAGGACGATCGCAACTACGGCGACCCGCTGCTCACGGTCCAGAAGGCCACCAACGCCTCCGTCAACTCCGTCTACGCCCAGATGATCGTGGACACCAAGCCGGAGAAGGTGAAGAAGCAGGCGCTGGCCCTCGGCATGGTCGACCGCGACGGCTGGCCCGCCGACAAGCCCGCCATGTCGCTCGGCACCATGAGCGCCAACACCGTCGAGATGGCCGGCGTCTACGCCACCCTCGGCAACCACGGCAAGAAGATCACCCCGACCATCGTGAAGTCGGCCGAGCACAAGGACTCCGACTTCAAGCCGGCCGGCGCGGTCGGCAGCCAGGTCCTCACCCGCAAGACCGCCGACACCGTCACCAAGGTGCTCACCGGCGTGGTCAACGACGGCTCCGGCGAAGTGGTCAAGAGCTCCGCCTACGAGGCCGCGGGCAAGACCGGCACCACCGAGTCCAACGTCGCCGCCTGGTTCACCGGGTACACCCCGGAGCTGGTCACGGTCGTCGCGATGTTCGGCGAGGAGCCCGGCAGCCACAAGCAGGTCACCCTGACCGGCACCGCCGGCAAGGGCCGCGCGGGCGGCTCCAGCTTCCCGGCCGAGATCTGGCGCGCCTACACGCTGGCCGCGCTCAAGGGGCAGAGCACCGACGAGTTCAGCCTGCCGGACGCCGAGATGGGCACGGTGGAAGCACCGCCGCGCACCAGCTCCCCGTCCATCACGCCGAGCCAGTCGTCCAGCTCCCCGAGCTCCACCCCCAGCAAGAGCTCCACGCCGCCGAAGCCGTCGACGAGCTCGCACAAGCCGGATCCGACCAAGAGCACCACGAAGCCGTCGAACACTCCCGATCCGACGAAGTCGAACCCGACCAAGAGCCCGGACCCGACCAGGTCCCCGCTCTTCCCCCCGGCTCCCGACCCGCAGGAGTAG
- a CDS encoding SPFH domain-containing protein: MSSTAASPDTGSTTDTTRSTTASAGPAREFAARSVGGGAALLLGLAGLLVGAGLIVGGAIVTATAAKAVLITLGVLLIPASIFAMCGLNTVAPGEARVVQLFGRYRGTLRTDGLRWVNPLTSRRKISTRVRNHETAVLKVNDAYGNPIELAAVVVWRVEDTARAVFEVEDFTEFVETQTEAAVRHIAIEYPYDSHDEGGLSLRGNAEEITEELAVELATRVEAAGVHIIESRFTHLAYAPEIASAMLQRQQAGAVVAARKQIVEGAVGMVELALTRLAEEDIVDLDPERKASMVSNLMVVLCGDRAAQPVINTGTLYQ, from the coding sequence ATGAGCAGCACTGCGGCGTCTCCCGACACCGGGAGCACCACCGACACCACCCGTTCGACGACCGCATCCGCAGGCCCCGCAAGGGAGTTCGCGGCGCGCAGCGTCGGCGGCGGAGCGGCCCTGCTGCTCGGACTGGCCGGGTTGCTCGTCGGGGCGGGCCTCATCGTGGGCGGCGCGATCGTCACCGCGACGGCGGCCAAGGCCGTCCTGATCACGCTCGGCGTGCTGCTGATCCCCGCCTCGATCTTCGCCATGTGCGGGCTGAACACGGTGGCCCCGGGCGAGGCCCGGGTGGTCCAGCTCTTCGGCCGCTACCGGGGGACCCTCCGGACCGACGGGCTGCGCTGGGTCAACCCGCTGACCTCCCGCAGGAAGATCTCCACCCGGGTCCGCAACCACGAGACGGCCGTCCTGAAGGTCAACGACGCGTACGGCAACCCGATCGAGCTGGCGGCGGTCGTGGTGTGGCGGGTGGAGGACACCGCGCGCGCGGTCTTCGAGGTCGAGGACTTCACCGAGTTCGTGGAGACGCAGACCGAGGCCGCGGTCCGACACATCGCGATCGAGTACCCGTACGACTCGCACGACGAGGGCGGGCTGTCGCTGCGCGGCAACGCCGAGGAGATCACCGAGGAACTCGCGGTGGAACTGGCGACCCGGGTCGAGGCGGCGGGCGTGCACATCATCGAGTCCCGGTTCACGCATCTCGCGTACGCTCCGGAGATCGCCTCCGCGATGCTCCAGCGCCAGCAGGCGGGCGCCGTCGTGGCGGCCCGCAAGCAGATCGTCGAGGGCGCGGTGGGCATGGTGGAACTCGCCCTGACCCGCCTGGCCGAGGAGGACATCGTGGACCTGGACCCGGAACGCAAGGCCTCCATGGTCTCCAACCTGATGGTCGTCCTGTGCGGCGATCGCGCGGCGCAGCCCGTCATCAACACGGGCACCCTCTATCAGTGA
- a CDS encoding catalase, translating into MTQDAQKIPYTTNNVGIPVESDEHSLTVSPDGPILLQDHYLIEKMAQFNRERVPERVVHAKGAGAYGVFQVTNDVSQFTKADVFQPGRRTEMLARFSTVAGEQGSPDTWRDPRGFALKFYTEHGNYDMVGNNTPVFFVRDPSKFQDFIRSQKRRPDNGLRDHDMQWDFWTLSPESAHQVAILMGDRGIPRNYRTMDGFSSHTYLWVNAGGEKFWVKYHFKTDQGNEFLTQEEADRLAGEDPDYHRRDLFDAIAGGNAPTWTMHVQVMPFEDAPGYRFNPFDLTKVWPHGDYPLIEVGRMTLDKNPDDYFIHIEQAAFEPSNLVPGIGPSPDKMLLGRLFSYPDTHRYRIGANYTQLPPNRARSLVSSYAKDGAMRFEASAAARPYAPNSYGGPAADTARFGEPAGWATSGEMVREAYTLRSEDDDWGQPGTMVREVFDDAARERLVSNVAGHLLDGVSPPVLERALQYWRTIDKATGDRIAAKVQAGG; encoded by the coding sequence GTGACCCAGGACGCGCAGAAGATTCCGTACACGACGAACAACGTCGGGATTCCGGTGGAGAGCGACGAGCACTCGCTCACCGTGAGTCCGGACGGCCCGATCCTGCTCCAGGACCACTACCTGATCGAGAAGATGGCCCAGTTCAATCGGGAGCGGGTCCCCGAACGGGTGGTGCACGCCAAGGGCGCGGGCGCGTACGGCGTCTTCCAGGTGACCAACGACGTCAGCCAGTTCACCAAGGCCGACGTCTTCCAACCGGGCCGCAGGACCGAGATGCTGGCCCGCTTCTCGACCGTCGCGGGTGAGCAGGGCTCCCCCGACACCTGGCGGGACCCGCGCGGTTTCGCCCTGAAGTTCTACACCGAGCACGGCAACTACGACATGGTCGGCAACAACACCCCGGTGTTCTTCGTCCGTGACCCGAGCAAGTTCCAGGACTTCATCCGCTCGCAGAAGCGCCGTCCGGACAACGGGCTGCGCGACCACGACATGCAGTGGGACTTCTGGACCCTGTCCCCGGAGTCCGCGCACCAGGTGGCCATCCTGATGGGCGACCGGGGCATTCCGAGGAACTACCGCACGATGGACGGCTTCAGCTCGCACACCTACCTGTGGGTGAACGCCGGCGGCGAGAAGTTCTGGGTGAAGTACCACTTCAAGACGGACCAGGGCAACGAGTTCCTGACGCAGGAGGAGGCGGACCGGCTGGCGGGCGAGGACCCCGACTACCACCGGCGCGACCTCTTCGACGCGATCGCGGGCGGCAACGCGCCGACGTGGACGATGCACGTGCAGGTCATGCCCTTCGAGGACGCCCCGGGCTACCGGTTCAACCCGTTCGACCTGACCAAGGTGTGGCCGCACGGCGACTACCCGCTGATCGAGGTCGGCCGGATGACGCTGGACAAGAACCCGGACGACTACTTCATCCACATCGAGCAGGCCGCCTTCGAGCCGTCGAACCTGGTCCCGGGCATCGGCCCGTCGCCCGACAAGATGCTGCTCGGCCGGCTGTTCTCGTACCCGGACACGCACCGCTACCGGATCGGGGCGAACTACACGCAGCTCCCGCCGAACCGGGCCCGGTCGCTGGTCTCCTCGTACGCCAAGGACGGCGCGATGCGCTTCGAGGCGTCGGCGGCGGCGCGCCCGTACGCCCCGAACTCCTACGGCGGCCCGGCCGCGGACACGGCCCGCTTCGGCGAGCCGGCGGGCTGGGCGACCTCCGGCGAGATGGTCCGCGAGGCGTACACGCTGCGCTCCGAGGACGACGACTGGGGCCAGCCGGGCACGATGGTCCGGGAGGTCTTCGACGACGCGGCGCGCGAGCGCCTCGTCTCCAACGTCGCCGGGCACCTGCTGGACGGGGTGAGTCCGCCGGTGCTGGAGCGCGCCCTGCAGTACTGGCGCACCATCGACAAGGCGACGGGCGACCGGATCGCGGCGAAGGTCCAGGCGGGCGGCTGA
- the fomD gene encoding cytidylyl-2-hydroxypropylphosphonate hydrolase, whose protein sequence is MTGIGGRGGGVARTGTHDGARGSHWAPGEQILWRYRDHAPGPAGRVHICRPVTVVRDTDELLAVWMAPGTECVKPVLADGTSVHEEPLATRYTAPRTTARSHWFGTGVLKLARPGDPWSVWLFWERGWRFKNWYVNLEEPQTRWAGGVDSVDHFLDIAVAPDRSWKWLDEDEFAQARRIGLMPPERAHEVEAAGLAAVEVIKEWGAPFSSGWEKWRPDPGWRVPVLPEDWDRTPAHMTS, encoded by the coding sequence ATGACAGGTATCGGAGGCCGCGGGGGCGGCGTGGCGCGCACCGGGACGCACGACGGGGCCCGGGGCTCGCACTGGGCACCCGGCGAGCAGATCCTGTGGCGCTACCGCGACCACGCCCCGGGCCCGGCGGGCCGGGTCCACATCTGTCGACCCGTGACGGTGGTGCGGGACACCGACGAGTTGCTGGCCGTGTGGATGGCCCCCGGCACCGAGTGCGTCAAGCCGGTGCTGGCCGACGGCACCTCGGTCCACGAGGAGCCCCTCGCCACCCGGTACACCGCGCCGCGCACCACCGCCCGGTCGCACTGGTTCGGCACCGGGGTGCTGAAGTTGGCCCGCCCCGGGGACCCGTGGTCGGTGTGGCTGTTCTGGGAGCGGGGCTGGCGCTTCAAGAACTGGTACGTGAACCTGGAGGAACCGCAGACCCGCTGGGCCGGCGGGGTGGACTCCGTGGACCACTTCCTGGACATCGCCGTGGCCCCGGACCGCAGCTGGAAGTGGCTGGACGAGGACGAGTTCGCGCAGGCGCGGCGGATCGGCCTGATGCCTCCCGAGCGGGCGCACGAGGTGGAGGCGGCGGGTCTGGCGGCCGTGGAGGTCATCAAGGAATGGGGGGCGCCGTTCTCCTCCGGATGGGAGAAGTGGAGGCCGGATCCGGGCTGGAGAGTGCCGGTTCTGCCCGAGGACTGGGACCGCACCCCGGCGCATATGACCTCATGA
- a CDS encoding SpoIIE family protein phosphatase — protein MTEYPTSQEGPQPVASGGGTDDAGHGKAAVAATEAVRTHAQGPGAERGAPASASAAELPRPRTAAASPADVPAGGEPGQGGARPRDGEAARNAAAGASAQDRAPEPLRPRGGEDRTTHGARPGSRPDPTIPTAELDGPTADGLQVDGVGGGAGRHGGGPIAGAETGTARREGDRLRFVGAATRRIARGIDLDEIVLGLCRATVPTFSDAILVYLRDPLPVGDERPVGPVVLRLRRTDRLRPLDDLTGGDPAGAAGAAGELDFSQMTLVGPQGDLPAAELCEIRPGGALAEVLRGVRPVFGSAAGAKDALPELLGADHPVPRGQRAILAPLRGRRRVIGAAVFLRTPDRPAFETNDLLVAAQLATHTALGIDKAVLYGREAYIADELQRTMLPDSLPQPTGVRLASRYLPAAETARVGGDWYDAIPLPGSRVALVVGDVMGHSMTSAAIMGQLRTTAQTLAQLDLPPAEVLHHLDEQAQRLGSDRMATCLYAVYDPVSHRITIANAGHPPPVLLHLGGRAEVLRVPPGAPIGVGGVDFEAVELDAPAGATLLLYTDGLVESRLRDVWTGIEQLRERLATTAQLTGLDHPPPLEALCDDVLDMLGPGDRDDDIALLAARFEGIAPSDVAYWFLDPEETAPGRARRFARRALTRWGLEELSDSLELLVSEVVTNAVRYAERPVTLRLLRTDVLRCEVGDDSPQLPRQRRARDTDEGGRGLFLVNRLARRWGATRLSSGKVVWFELPLPGAHDRR, from the coding sequence GTGACGGAGTACCCCACCTCCCAGGAGGGCCCGCAGCCCGTCGCCTCCGGCGGAGGTACGGACGATGCCGGCCACGGCAAGGCCGCCGTCGCGGCCACCGAGGCTGTACGCACGCATGCGCAGGGGCCGGGCGCGGAGCGCGGTGCCCCCGCGTCCGCCTCGGCCGCCGAACTTCCGCGGCCGCGCACCGCGGCCGCCTCCCCGGCGGACGTGCCGGCCGGCGGGGAGCCGGGTCAGGGCGGCGCCCGGCCCCGGGACGGCGAGGCCGCACGCAACGCGGCCGCCGGCGCCTCGGCGCAGGACCGCGCACCCGAACCGCTCCGCCCCCGGGGCGGGGAGGACCGGACCACGCACGGCGCCCGGCCGGGCAGCCGCCCCGATCCCACCATCCCGACCGCGGAACTCGACGGCCCGACGGCCGACGGCCTCCAGGTCGACGGTGTCGGCGGCGGCGCGGGCCGGCACGGCGGCGGCCCGATCGCCGGCGCGGAAACCGGCACGGCCCGCCGGGAAGGCGACCGGCTGCGCTTCGTCGGCGCGGCCACCCGCCGGATCGCGCGGGGCATCGACCTCGACGAGATCGTGCTGGGCCTGTGCCGGGCGACCGTGCCGACGTTCTCGGACGCGATCCTCGTCTATCTGCGCGACCCGCTGCCGGTGGGCGACGAGCGCCCCGTCGGACCGGTCGTCTTAAGGCTCCGACGCACCGACCGGCTCCGGCCGCTCGACGATCTGACCGGGGGCGACCCCGCCGGGGCCGCGGGGGCCGCCGGCGAGCTCGACTTCAGCCAGATGACGCTCGTCGGCCCGCAGGGCGACCTGCCGGCGGCCGAGTTGTGCGAGATCCGGCCGGGCGGGGCGCTCGCCGAGGTGCTGCGCGGCGTACGGCCCGTCTTCGGGTCGGCCGCAGGAGCCAAGGACGCGCTCCCGGAGCTGCTGGGGGCCGACCATCCCGTCCCGCGCGGTCAGCGGGCCATCCTGGCCCCGTTGCGGGGCCGCCGGCGCGTGATCGGCGCGGCGGTGTTCCTGCGCACCCCCGACCGGCCCGCTTTCGAGACGAACGACCTGCTGGTCGCCGCCCAGTTGGCGACCCACACCGCGCTCGGCATCGACAAGGCGGTGCTGTACGGCCGTGAGGCGTACATCGCCGACGAGCTCCAGCGCACCATGCTCCCGGACAGCCTCCCCCAGCCCACCGGGGTGCGGCTGGCCTCCCGCTACCTGCCCGCCGCCGAGACGGCCCGGGTCGGCGGCGACTGGTACGACGCCATACCGCTGCCCGGCAGCCGGGTCGCGCTGGTCGTCGGCGACGTCATGGGGCATTCCATGACCTCCGCCGCGATCATGGGCCAGCTGCGCACCACGGCGCAGACCCTGGCGCAGCTCGACCTGCCGCCCGCCGAGGTGCTGCACCACCTGGACGAGCAGGCGCAGCGGCTCGGCTCGGACCGGATGGCGACCTGCCTTTACGCGGTCTACGACCCCGTCTCGCACCGGATCACCATCGCCAACGCCGGCCATCCGCCGCCCGTCCTGCTCCACCTGGGCGGCCGCGCCGAGGTGCTGCGGGTGCCGCCGGGAGCCCCGATCGGCGTGGGTGGCGTGGACTTCGAGGCCGTGGAGCTGGACGCCCCGGCCGGGGCCACCCTGCTGCTGTACACCGACGGGCTGGTCGAGTCCCGGCTGCGCGACGTGTGGACGGGCATCGAGCAGCTCCGCGAGCGGCTGGCGACGACCGCCCAGCTGACGGGCCTGGACCACCCGCCGCCGCTGGAGGCCCTGTGCGACGACGTCCTGGACATGCTCGGCCCGGGCGACCGGGACGACGACATCGCGCTGCTCGCGGCCCGTTTCGAGGGGATCGCGCCCAGTGACGTCGCGTACTGGTTCCTGGACCCGGAGGAGACCGCGCCGGGACGGGCCCGTCGGTTCGCCCGCCGGGCGCTGACCCGGTGGGGTCTGGAGGAGCTGAGCGATTCGCTGGAGCTGCTGGTCAGCGAGGTGGTCACCAATGCCGTGCGGTACGCCGAGCGGCCGGTGACCCTGCGCCTGCTGCGTACGGACGTGCTGCGCTGCGAGGTCGGCGACGACTCCCCGCAGCTGCCGCGCCAGCGCCGGGCCCGGGACACCGACGAGGGCGGTCGGGGCCTGTTCCTGGTCAACCGGCTGGCCCGCCGCTGGGGTGCGACGCGGCTGAGCAGTGGAAAGGTGGTGTGGTTCGAGCTCCCGTTGCCGGGGGCGCATGATCGGCGTTGA
- a CDS encoding class II fumarate hydratase, whose amino-acid sequence MTEDQQAAGTPGAFRIEHDSMGEVRVPAHAKWRAQTQRAVENFPISGQRLEHAHIAALARIKAAAAVVNARLGVLDADVAEAVRSAAEEVAEGRWDEHFPVDVFQTGSGTSSNMNANEVIATLAGERLGRPVHPNDHVNASQSSNDVFPSSIHIAATAAVIGELIPALEHLADAMERKSAEFVAVVKAGRTHLMDATPVTLGQEFGGYAVQIRYGVERLRAALPRLAELPLGGTAVGTGINTPPGFSAAVIAEVAEATGLPLTEARDHFEAQGARDALVETSGMLRTIAVSLTKISNDLRWMASGPRTGLAEINLPDLQPGSSIMPGKVNPVIPEAVLMVAAQVMGNDTAVAVGGAAGNFELNVMLPMMARNLLESIRLLGNASRLLADRTVDGITANSERAREYAESSPSVVTPLNRYIGYEEAAKVAKRSLAERKTIREVVLEEGYVERGALTLAQLDEALDVLRMTRP is encoded by the coding sequence ATGACCGAGGATCAGCAGGCCGCAGGAACACCCGGCGCGTTCCGGATCGAGCACGACTCCATGGGCGAGGTACGGGTCCCCGCCCACGCGAAGTGGCGGGCCCAGACCCAGCGCGCGGTGGAGAACTTCCCGATCTCGGGGCAGCGCCTGGAGCACGCCCACATCGCCGCACTGGCCCGGATCAAGGCCGCGGCCGCCGTGGTGAACGCCCGGCTCGGCGTCCTGGACGCGGATGTGGCCGAGGCCGTCCGGTCCGCCGCCGAGGAGGTCGCGGAGGGCCGTTGGGACGAGCACTTCCCGGTGGACGTCTTCCAGACCGGCTCCGGCACCTCGTCGAACATGAACGCCAACGAGGTGATCGCCACGCTGGCCGGTGAACGTCTCGGCCGCCCGGTCCACCCGAACGACCACGTCAACGCCTCGCAGAGCTCCAACGACGTGTTCCCGTCCTCCATCCACATCGCCGCGACCGCCGCCGTCATCGGCGAGCTGATCCCGGCGCTGGAGCACCTCGCCGACGCGATGGAGCGCAAGTCCGCCGAGTTCGTCGCGGTGGTCAAGGCCGGCCGCACCCACCTGATGGACGCCACCCCGGTCACGCTCGGCCAGGAGTTCGGCGGATACGCCGTCCAGATCCGCTACGGCGTCGAGCGGTTGCGCGCGGCGCTGCCGCGACTGGCCGAACTCCCCCTGGGCGGAACGGCCGTGGGCACCGGCATCAACACGCCGCCCGGGTTCTCCGCCGCCGTGATCGCGGAGGTGGCCGAGGCCACCGGACTGCCGTTGACCGAGGCGCGGGACCATTTCGAGGCCCAGGGCGCCCGGGACGCGCTGGTGGAGACCTCCGGAATGCTCCGCACGATCGCGGTCTCGCTCACCAAGATCTCCAACGATCTGCGCTGGATGGCCTCCGGACCGCGCACGGGATTGGCCGAAATCAATCTCCCGGATCTGCAACCGGGGTCCTCGATCATGCCCGGAAAGGTCAATCCGGTGATCCCGGAGGCCGTCCTCATGGTCGCCGCACAGGTGATGGGCAACGACACCGCGGTCGCCGTCGGGGGCGCCGCCGGCAACTTCGAGCTCAATGTGATGCTGCCGATGATGGCCCGGAACCTGCTCGAATCGATCCGCCTGCTCGGCAACGCGAGCCGGCTGCTCGCCGACCGGACGGTGGACGGGATCACCGCCAACTCCGAGCGGGCCAGGGAGTACGCCGAATCCTCGCCCTCGGTGGTGACCCCCCTGAACCGCTACATCGGCTACGAGGAGGCGGCCAAGGTGGCGAAGCGGTCGCTGGCGGAGCGGAAGACGATCAGGGAGGTCGTCCTGGAGGAGGGCTACGTCGAACGCGGCGCGCTGACCCTCGCCCAGTTGGACGAGGCGCTGGACGTCCTGCGGATGACCCGGCCCTGA
- a CDS encoding ricin-type beta-trefoil lectin domain protein, which produces MLRSTVVAVTAIAAALGGVGAVTPMAQAAAVAAVTPLSPELEAIRAAEATKIYGDSVIRPLAERKTGLISLGDSEISGEGVGAYDPATNTPNNQCHRSPDSAIHRTGIPADLTFNVACSGGYTGNIRIGGSKQYADELVQSDNLAIKARNTKIKMVLLVAGANDDLQFGPVMTDCVTRWVLAQGTCEPKYGPGWQARVDGLKPKVEATVADLKTVMRDAGYADTDYKLVVMGYPSPIGPDFNDNPNFPGKLPGGCAGYDSDATWGRNQAVPAFEKGMRAAALASGATYLDNSRLFHGHEVCMEDAWARGLYLDLGDHFPWDENTARQSFHPNYRGHGAFASCLTQLYTSGLREASCADPASTGTPVLQAGAWDDLYKPLRNEATGNCLDSNGGASANNTKVVAWDCHGGRNQGWWYDTARKALHVELTQDRCVDAPGGAYGNGTGLILWNCHGGANQQFVRDGATLRPAAAPGMCLTVAAAHEQLRLQTCNGSANQRFA; this is translated from the coding sequence ATGCTCAGATCTACCGTCGTCGCCGTCACGGCGATCGCGGCCGCCCTCGGCGGCGTCGGCGCCGTCACTCCCATGGCCCAGGCGGCGGCCGTCGCCGCCGTCACCCCTCTCTCGCCGGAACTGGAGGCGATCCGGGCCGCCGAGGCGACCAAGATCTACGGTGACTCTGTCATCCGCCCGCTCGCGGAACGCAAGACCGGCCTGATCTCGCTCGGCGACAGCGAGATCTCGGGCGAGGGCGTCGGCGCCTACGACCCCGCGACCAACACCCCGAACAACCAGTGCCACCGCTCGCCGGACTCCGCGATCCACCGCACCGGCATCCCCGCCGACCTGACCTTCAACGTCGCCTGTTCCGGCGGCTACACGGGCAACATCAGGATCGGCGGCAGCAAGCAGTACGCCGACGAACTCGTGCAGAGCGACAACCTCGCCATCAAGGCCCGCAACACCAAGATCAAGATGGTGCTGCTGGTCGCGGGCGCCAACGACGACCTCCAGTTCGGCCCCGTCATGACCGACTGCGTCACCCGCTGGGTGCTCGCTCAGGGCACCTGCGAACCCAAGTACGGCCCCGGCTGGCAGGCGCGCGTCGACGGCCTGAAGCCCAAGGTGGAGGCCACCGTCGCCGACCTCAAGACGGTCATGCGCGACGCGGGCTACGCCGACACCGACTACAAGCTCGTCGTGATGGGCTACCCCAGCCCGATCGGCCCCGACTTCAACGACAACCCGAACTTCCCCGGCAAGCTCCCCGGCGGCTGCGCCGGCTACGACTCCGACGCCACCTGGGGACGCAATCAAGCGGTACCCGCCTTCGAGAAGGGCATGCGGGCCGCCGCCCTCGCCTCCGGCGCCACCTACCTGGACAACTCCCGGCTCTTCCACGGCCACGAGGTGTGCATGGAGGACGCCTGGGCCCGCGGCCTCTACCTGGACCTCGGGGACCACTTCCCGTGGGACGAGAACACCGCCCGGCAGTCCTTCCACCCCAACTACCGGGGCCACGGCGCCTTCGCCTCCTGCCTGACCCAGCTCTACACCTCGGGCCTGCGCGAGGCCTCCTGCGCCGACCCCGCGAGCACCGGCACCCCGGTCCTCCAGGCCGGAGCCTGGGACGACCTGTACAAGCCGCTCAGGAACGAGGCCACCGGCAACTGCCTGGACTCCAACGGCGGCGCGAGCGCCAACAACACCAAGGTGGTGGCCTGGGACTGCCACGGAGGCCGCAACCAGGGCTGGTGGTACGACACCGCCCGCAAGGCCCTCCACGTCGAGCTGACCCAGGACCGCTGCGTCGACGCCCCCGGCGGCGCCTACGGCAACGGCACCGGCCTGATCCTGTGGAACTGCCACGGCGGCGCCAACCAGCAGTTCGTCCGCGACGGCGCCACCCTGCGCCCCGCGGCGGCGCCCGGCATGTGCCTGACCGTGGCCGCCGCCCACGAGCAACTGCGCCTGCAGACCTGCAACGGTTCCGCCAACCAGCGCTTCGCGTAA